Proteins encoded within one genomic window of Amorphoplanes friuliensis DSM 7358:
- a CDS encoding SMP-30/gluconolactonase/LRE family protein yields MTQIKTVADGFHFLEAPRWREGRLWFSDFYGLQVHSMLPDGSDRRVEADVPGQPAGLGWLPDGRLLVVSMRDRKLLRREEDGTLVVHGDLGNHATGHTNDMVVDAQGRAYVGNFGFDLMGGAPVGTAGLHRVDPDGTVTQVADDLWFPNGSAITAGNVLVVAETFGNRVTAFDLTSEGELVNRRPWATFGPLPQSRNLGDTLAELSLAPDGVCLDADGGLWIADALGSRLVRVLDDGTITDEIEPGTPVYACALGGDDGATLFACAAPDFHESARKNAHEGHMIAIRLTGQGRPSAGS; encoded by the coding sequence ATGACACAGATCAAGACGGTGGCCGACGGCTTCCACTTCCTGGAGGCACCGCGCTGGCGTGAGGGCCGGCTCTGGTTCTCCGACTTCTACGGCCTGCAGGTCCACTCGATGCTCCCGGACGGCTCGGACCGCCGGGTCGAGGCCGACGTCCCCGGGCAGCCCGCCGGTCTGGGCTGGCTGCCCGACGGCCGGCTGCTCGTCGTCTCGATGCGCGACCGCAAGCTGCTGCGCCGCGAGGAGGACGGCACCCTGGTCGTCCACGGCGACCTGGGCAACCACGCCACCGGGCACACCAACGACATGGTCGTCGACGCTCAGGGCCGGGCGTACGTCGGCAACTTCGGTTTCGACCTGATGGGCGGCGCTCCGGTGGGAACCGCCGGCCTGCACCGGGTGGATCCCGACGGAACCGTCACGCAGGTGGCCGACGACCTCTGGTTCCCCAACGGCAGTGCCATCACCGCCGGCAACGTGCTCGTCGTGGCGGAGACGTTCGGCAACCGTGTCACCGCGTTCGACCTCACCAGCGAGGGCGAGCTCGTCAACCGGCGGCCCTGGGCGACCTTCGGCCCGCTGCCGCAGAGCCGGAACCTCGGTGACACGCTGGCCGAGCTGTCACTCGCCCCCGACGGCGTCTGCCTCGACGCGGACGGCGGCCTGTGGATCGCCGACGCCCTCGGCAGCCGTCTCGTCCGCGTGCTCGACGACGGGACCATCACCGACGAGATCGAACCGGGCACCCCGGTCTACGCCTGCGCCCTCGGCGGGGACGACGGTGCAACGCTCTTCGCCTGCGCCGCACCGGATTTCCACGAGAGCGCCCGCAAGAACGCCCACGAGGGCCACATGATCGCCATCCGGCTCACCGGTCAGGGACGGCCGTCGGCGGGCAGCTGA
- a CDS encoding low temperature requirement protein A: MDRLPRGVHPAGEDHRATPLELFFDLVYVFATTQIIGYLAHEHSVSGVVQGLLMVALLWGTWSGYTWLGNHSRADRGPLRAGMVVAMAAMFVVALTIPEAWHDAPGGLRGPVVLVSAYLLVRWVHLAVYAVAATGDAGLRRQITVTWIPLLGSAGLLIGGALAGGWVQLLLFTPALVVDWAGIYLTSRHGDWRLHSTTHLTERHGLFVILALGESVVAIGVGAAGRPISLSLVVVAVLGVGVAVCFWWLYFDVVATRAERRLAGAPGESRVRLAVEAYTYGHFPLIAGILLAALGVEGVVAHAGESTPLGYFSASALFGGAAVYLAGHVLFQARMHRSLGVTRLVTTGVLLAAVPLVAAAPPIVGLIGLVTILAGLITVEISRARGDGHDTDQDGGRRLPLPGGTALA; the protein is encoded by the coding sequence GTGGATCGATTACCGCGGGGTGTGCACCCCGCCGGCGAGGACCATCGCGCCACGCCGCTCGAGCTGTTCTTCGACCTCGTGTACGTCTTCGCGACCACGCAGATCATCGGTTACCTGGCCCACGAGCACAGCGTGTCCGGCGTGGTGCAGGGGCTGCTGATGGTGGCGCTGCTGTGGGGGACGTGGTCCGGGTACACGTGGCTGGGCAACCATTCGCGCGCCGACCGGGGTCCGTTGCGGGCCGGGATGGTCGTGGCGATGGCGGCGATGTTCGTGGTCGCCCTGACCATTCCGGAGGCGTGGCACGACGCGCCCGGCGGCCTGCGCGGGCCCGTCGTGCTCGTGTCGGCGTACCTGCTGGTGCGGTGGGTGCACCTCGCGGTGTACGCCGTGGCCGCGACCGGTGACGCCGGGCTGCGACGTCAGATCACGGTGACCTGGATCCCCCTGCTGGGCAGTGCGGGTCTGCTGATCGGCGGGGCGCTCGCCGGCGGGTGGGTCCAGCTGCTGCTGTTCACGCCGGCGCTCGTGGTGGACTGGGCCGGCATCTATCTCACCTCCCGGCACGGGGACTGGCGGCTGCACAGCACCACCCATCTGACCGAGCGGCACGGGCTGTTCGTCATCCTGGCGCTGGGCGAGTCGGTCGTCGCGATCGGTGTCGGCGCCGCGGGCCGTCCGATCAGCCTGTCGCTGGTGGTCGTCGCCGTCCTCGGCGTGGGTGTCGCCGTGTGCTTCTGGTGGCTGTACTTCGACGTGGTCGCGACAAGAGCCGAGCGACGCCTCGCCGGTGCACCCGGTGAGAGCAGAGTCAGGCTGGCCGTCGAGGCGTACACGTACGGGCACTTCCCGCTGATCGCCGGCATCCTGCTCGCCGCGCTGGGTGTCGAGGGTGTGGTCGCCCACGCGGGCGAGAGCACACCGCTGGGGTATTTCTCCGCGTCGGCACTGTTCGGCGGCGCGGCGGTCTACCTGGCCGGACACGTGCTGTTCCAGGCCCGGATGCACCGTTCGCTCGGAGTCACCCGCCTCGTGACCACCGGTGTTCTGCTGGCCGCGGTGCCGCTGGTCGCCGCCGCTCCCCCGATAGTCGGACTGATCGGCCTGGTGACGATCCTGGCCGGGCTCATTACCGTCGAGATCAGCCGAGCCCGGGGAGACGGACATGACACAGATCAAGACGGTGGCCGACGGCTTCCACTTCCTGGAGGCACCGCGCTGGCGTGA
- a CDS encoding class I SAM-dependent methyltransferase: MRGTFLREFLRDPFTVAAIAPSSASLATVITSPVPREGAPVVVELGPGTGAFTAAVQHRLTGRGHHLAVEVNERFARPLAARYPRLDVAVADARHLREVLADRGHQRADVIVSGLPWVAFAPHRQDDLLDAVTGVLAPGGVFTTFGYTFSRWASPARRLRGSLNDRFEEVVTGRTVWANLPPAFVYFCRRPRVPALSPA; the protein is encoded by the coding sequence ATGAGGGGCACGTTCCTGCGGGAGTTCCTGCGCGACCCGTTCACGGTCGCCGCCATCGCGCCGAGCAGCGCTTCGCTGGCCACCGTGATCACCTCACCCGTACCGCGGGAGGGCGCACCGGTGGTCGTCGAGCTCGGGCCGGGCACGGGAGCGTTCACCGCCGCCGTCCAGCACCGGCTCACCGGCCGCGGGCACCACCTCGCCGTCGAGGTCAACGAGCGCTTCGCCCGCCCGCTGGCCGCACGCTATCCGCGGCTCGACGTGGCCGTGGCCGACGCCCGCCACCTCCGTGAGGTGCTGGCGGACCGCGGGCACCAGCGGGCGGACGTGATCGTCAGCGGGCTGCCGTGGGTGGCGTTCGCACCGCACCGGCAGGACGACCTGCTGGACGCGGTCACCGGTGTCCTCGCCCCGGGCGGGGTGTTCACGACCTTCGGGTACACGTTCAGCCGCTGGGCTTCGCCGGCCCGCCGCCTGCGGGGTTCGCTGAACGACCGGTTCGAGGAGGTCGTCACCGGCCGGACGGTGTGGGCGAACCTGCCGCCGGCCTTCGTCTACTTCTGCCGCCGCCCCCGCGTGCCGGCTCTCTCCCCCGCCTGA
- a CDS encoding alpha/beta hydrolase: MTTVRPPFDPELGALLAGLPPVPALDRDMLAQIRPYSHVPVEPLLEGRTVERREVTVPASDGTPLPLSIFSPAAADRVPGAPCVYWLHGGGMVMGDRFSQLDIPLEWLDRFGAVVVTIDYRLAPEVTGTTLVDDGYQGLRWIAANAAELGIDPARIVVAGISAGGGLAAGLTLMARDQGTPEIAAQLLICPMLDHRNATTSSEQFAGGPGVWSREMNAFGWESVLGDNPGRAVSGYASPAVADDLSNLPPTYVDAGTAEVFRDEDVEYASRIWAAGGRADLHVWAGGFHGFDALFPQAGLSEAARRTRTEWLARTLETGR, encoded by the coding sequence ATGACCACGGTCCGGCCCCCGTTCGATCCCGAGCTCGGCGCGCTGCTCGCCGGCCTGCCGCCCGTACCCGCGCTAGACCGCGACATGCTCGCCCAGATCCGCCCCTACTCGCACGTGCCCGTGGAGCCGCTCCTCGAAGGACGCACCGTCGAGCGCCGCGAGGTCACCGTCCCCGCGTCCGACGGCACACCACTCCCCCTGTCGATCTTCAGCCCGGCGGCCGCTGACCGCGTACCCGGGGCGCCCTGTGTCTATTGGTTGCACGGCGGCGGAATGGTGATGGGCGACCGTTTCTCACAGCTCGACATCCCCCTGGAATGGCTCGACCGGTTCGGCGCCGTGGTCGTCACCATCGACTACCGCCTGGCGCCCGAAGTCACCGGCACGACCCTGGTCGACGACGGCTACCAGGGCCTGCGGTGGATCGCCGCGAACGCCGCCGAACTCGGCATCGACCCCGCCCGCATCGTGGTCGCCGGCATCAGCGCCGGTGGTGGTCTGGCCGCCGGGCTCACCCTGATGGCCCGCGACCAAGGCACCCCGGAGATCGCCGCCCAGCTGCTGATCTGTCCCATGCTCGACCACCGCAACGCCACCACCTCCAGCGAGCAGTTCGCCGGCGGGCCGGGCGTGTGGAGCCGCGAGATGAACGCGTTCGGCTGGGAATCGGTGCTCGGCGACAACCCCGGCCGGGCCGTCTCCGGGTACGCCTCACCGGCCGTGGCCGACGACCTCTCGAACCTGCCGCCGACCTACGTCGACGCCGGCACGGCCGAGGTCTTCCGCGACGAGGACGTCGAGTACGCGTCCCGGATCTGGGCGGCGGGCGGACGCGCCGACCTGCACGTCTGGGCCGGCGGGTTCCACGGCTTCGACGCGCTCTTCCCGCAGGCAGGCCTGTCCGAGGCGGCGCGCCGTACGCGTACCGAATGGCTCGCCCGCACCCTGGAAACCGGGCGATGA
- a CDS encoding putative quinol monooxygenase → MTIDHGFHATMTAQPGRGDELIRLLLAAPSLKNEDCVVFLVGRSASDSDVVHVTEGWTTPEAHSAFFATAEAQALVAQLQPLLAGESVYTDEVPVGGKAAL, encoded by the coding sequence ATGACCATCGACCACGGCTTCCACGCCACCATGACCGCGCAGCCGGGCCGGGGTGACGAGCTGATCCGCCTGCTGCTCGCGGCGCCGTCGCTGAAGAACGAGGACTGCGTCGTCTTCCTGGTCGGCCGGTCGGCCTCGGACAGCGACGTCGTGCACGTCACCGAGGGCTGGACGACACCGGAGGCGCACAGCGCGTTCTTCGCCACCGCCGAGGCGCAGGCCCTGGTCGCGCAGCTCCAGCCGCTGCTCGCCGGTGAGTCGGTCTACACCGACGAGGTCCCTGTCGGCGGTAAAGCCGCCCTCTGA